A single region of the Biomaibacter acetigenes genome encodes:
- a CDS encoding GGDEF domain-containing protein, with protein MREKPVGYVLKKISWKFWMAIIISLSVPIIRETYFPDFFVDEVWNLYLIPVAILAYYDGLRGALIAVIPCCMIFLAVELKSLFIEKKALLDTGQVFAFMFIIVWISIVIGNLTEKLHEKEKKLEEMNLSLAELTVVDPLTGLYNRRYLEMRLESEIKRAKRKGYPVSFLMIDGDNFKEINDTYGHPEGDRALKQVAEKLRSLVRNEDIVARYGGDEFCVVLPDADKKVAMEVAKRLCQASHDAKLSISIGYASYPADAKNSEELIEAADKALLEAKKQGKSKAVCYIPVGKVTRSKWNPA; from the coding sequence ATGAGAGAAAAACCTGTAGGATATGTCTTGAAAAAAATATCCTGGAAATTTTGGATGGCGATCATAATCTCCCTAAGCGTCCCGATAATCAGGGAAACGTATTTCCCGGATTTTTTTGTTGACGAAGTATGGAACCTCTATCTTATCCCTGTAGCCATCCTGGCTTATTATGACGGACTCAGGGGAGCTTTAATTGCGGTGATACCCTGCTGTATGATCTTTCTTGCCGTCGAGCTTAAAAGCTTATTTATCGAAAAGAAGGCGCTACTGGACACGGGACAGGTTTTTGCCTTCATGTTTATAATTGTTTGGATTTCTATAGTTATAGGAAATCTTACTGAAAAATTGCATGAAAAAGAAAAGAAATTAGAAGAAATGAACTTATCTCTGGCCGAGTTGACAGTGGTGGATCCGCTGACAGGGCTGTATAATAGGAGATATCTTGAGATGCGCCTGGAAAGTGAGATAAAAAGGGCCAAAAGAAAGGGTTATCCGGTATCGTTTCTTATGATAGACGGGGATAATTTCAAGGAAATAAATGATACATATGGTCACCCCGAAGGGGACAGGGCTTTAAAACAAGTTGCGGAAAAACTTAGATCCCTTGTGAGAAATGAAGATATAGTTGCCCGCTATGGAGGCGACGAGTTCTGCGTAGTTTTACCTGATGCAGATAAGAAAGTGGCCATGGAAGTAGCAAAGCGGCTATGTCAGGCATCTCATGATGCAAAACTTTCTATTTCCATCGGGTATGCCAGTTATCCTGCGGACGCAAAAAACAGTGAGGAACTGATAGAGGCTGCTGACAAAGCCCTTCTTGAGGCCAAAAAGCAAGGCAAAAGCAAGGCTGTTTGCTATATTCCTGTGGGAAAAGTAACCAGAAGCAAGTGGAATCCGGCTTGA
- the mazG gene encoding nucleoside triphosphate pyrophosphohydrolase, protein MARFNMQDLIDIMAKLRGENGCPWDKAQTHESLKPYVIEEAYEVIDAIDRNDKEDFIEELGDLLLQIVFHCRLAQERGDFDMGDVIDGICEKMIRRHPHIFGDVKVENADEVLKNWEDIKREEKDVKTQAQGMESLPATLPALMLAFKVQEKAARVGFDWDDVKDAMDKVAEEMDELKEVYKGKNGDKIREEMGDLLFAAVNVARFLEVNPELALRDATKKFIRRFNYVEQAAAKSDRNLQEMTLEEMDHLWQEGKKYEKKF, encoded by the coding sequence ATGGCAAGATTCAACATGCAGGACCTTATAGATATCATGGCCAAATTGAGGGGAGAGAACGGCTGTCCCTGGGATAAGGCCCAGACCCATGAATCTCTGAAACCTTATGTGATTGAGGAAGCCTATGAGGTAATCGATGCCATTGATAGAAACGATAAAGAAGACTTCATAGAAGAACTGGGTGACCTCCTTCTTCAGATCGTGTTTCACTGCCGACTGGCCCAGGAGCGGGGGGATTTCGATATGGGGGATGTGATAGACGGAATATGTGAGAAGATGATCCGCAGGCATCCCCATATTTTTGGCGATGTGAAGGTGGAAAACGCCGACGAGGTATTGAAAAATTGGGAGGACATAAAGCGGGAGGAAAAGGATGTAAAGACCCAGGCTCAGGGCATGGAAAGCTTGCCCGCAACTCTACCCGCCTTGATGCTCGCCTTCAAGGTCCAGGAAAAGGCGGCCCGGGTGGGATTTGACTGGGATGATGTGAAAGATGCCATGGATAAGGTCGCCGAGGAAATGGACGAGTTAAAGGAGGTATATAAAGGTAAAAATGGTGATAAAATAAGAGAAGAAATGGGAGACCTGCTGTTTGCCGCCGTGAATGTGGCAAGATTTCTTGAGGTCAATCCCGAGCTAGCCCTCAGGGATGCTACCAAAAAATTCATACGCAGATTTAATTATGTCGAACAAGCTGCGGCAAAATCTGACAGAAATTTACAGGAAATGACCCTGGAGGAAATGGATCATTTATGGCAAGAAGGGAAAAAATATGAAAAAAAGTTTTAA
- a CDS encoding SpoIID/LytB domain-containing protein, giving the protein MVKKRWIALVLILVLAMSMTAGCSRLRGRPARKPALPKIPDKINRRAGVEPRLRVYDIQTKTTKEMNLEDYVAGVVAGEMENYWPVEALAAQAILARTYVLEFIEDKGGSKYSNADISTDFEEAQAWNPGNINENIKKAVSMTRGKVVTYQGKYIKAWFHSHAGGITATAKEGLNFKEAEPPYIQVVKSPDTNAGPAGKRTWSATFTKSELASMIKSKMGQDTGPIDSVSIAARGPSGRATQIKIGNATMNAPDLRIALGSMKMRSTLLTSLRIEGDKVVMVGKGFGHGVGLSQWGANVMAKQGKSPEDIIRYYFKNVDVVKLWK; this is encoded by the coding sequence ATGGTGAAAAAGCGGTGGATTGCTTTGGTATTGATTTTAGTGTTAGCAATGTCTATGACTGCTGGATGCTCCCGGCTTCGGGGAAGACCAGCAAGAAAACCCGCCCTGCCAAAAATACCCGATAAAATAAACAGGAGAGCGGGTGTGGAACCCAGGCTTAGGGTATATGATATACAGACAAAGACCACAAAGGAGATGAATCTGGAGGATTATGTGGCCGGGGTGGTGGCCGGAGAGATGGAAAACTATTGGCCTGTGGAAGCACTGGCAGCCCAGGCTATCCTGGCGCGGACTTACGTTCTGGAATTTATTGAAGACAAGGGTGGGTCCAAATACAGCAATGCTGATATTTCCACCGATTTCGAAGAAGCCCAGGCCTGGAATCCCGGCAATATTAACGAAAACATCAAAAAAGCCGTATCCATGACTAGAGGTAAGGTGGTGACTTACCAGGGTAAATATATCAAGGCATGGTTTCATTCCCATGCCGGAGGGATAACGGCCACAGCCAAGGAAGGCCTGAATTTCAAGGAAGCCGAACCACCTTACATTCAGGTGGTAAAATCCCCCGATACCAATGCCGGACCCGCCGGCAAAAGGACCTGGTCTGCTACTTTTACGAAAAGTGAACTTGCTTCCATGATAAAGAGCAAGATGGGGCAGGATACAGGACCCATAGACAGTGTCAGCATAGCTGCAAGAGGTCCTTCGGGCAGGGCAACTCAGATAAAAATAGGCAATGCCACGATGAATGCTCCGGACCTTAGAATCGCCCTGGGAAGCATGAAGATGCGGTCTACCCTGCTCACCAGCCTCCGTATAGAAGGAGATAAAGTGGTCATGGTCGGAAAAGGCTTCGGCCACGGTGTAGGCCTTTCCCAGTGGGGGGCCAATGTCATGGCCAAACAGGGCAAATCTCCGGAGGATATTATACGGTATTACTTTAAAAATGTGGATGTAGTGAAGCTGTGGAAATAG
- a CDS encoding helix-turn-helix domain-containing protein: protein MSFLKNRKKHDEKRMIIVAKKQKLKELILKAQGGDQDAFNQVIERFKPIVKKYARRFGSEDVCSEIVEWIINATMRYKEKSTWGREELEKFLSANKYKNKT, encoded by the coding sequence TTGTCTTTTTTAAAGAATCGAAAAAAACATGATGAGAAGAGGATGATAATTGTGGCGAAAAAACAAAAGCTAAAAGAACTCATACTCAAAGCTCAAGGCGGAGATCAAGATGCTTTTAATCAAGTGATTGAGCGGTTTAAACCGATTGTTAAGAAATATGCCCGTCGCTTTGGCAGCGAAGATGTTTGCTCGGAAATTGTAGAATGGATAATAAATGCGACAATGAGATATAAAGAAAAAAGTACCTGGGGCAGGGAAGAACTTGAAAAATTTCTCTCTGCTAATAAATATAAAAACAAGACATAA
- a CDS encoding putative polysaccharide biosynthesis protein, protein MTDKKNSFLKGALILTLAGFVVKILGAVYRIPLALMIKDEGMGLYQMAYPIYVTLLSISTAGLPTAISKMVAEDVAVGRYKNAYRIFRVSVVVLSSVGLFLTLVLIAGAETLSVRILGNPKALYPIISIAPAIFFVSIMSSFRGFFQGLQDMTPSAVSQVVEQLGRVIAVFVLATWLLPRGVEYAAAGAAFGPVVGALAGLGILLVVYIKRKNDILINLRRDTTRILENPFHIIYRLFAFAIPITLGGLIIPIMNLADAAIVNRRLQFAGFTVKRATELYGQLTGMAAPLINLPAIVTIALSASLVPAISEAMALKNMRLAALRAETGVRISIIFGLPAAVGMFVLAEPISILLYRNPDAGIPLAVLAWGVIFLSLNQTTTGILQGVGKTLIPVRNLMIGAFAKVIINYVLTGIPFINIKGAALGSVVGYIISSLLNFGAVVRWTGLAIDLNYMIIKPVMATILMGSFVFFAHGEFMSLGFGQNMATLFAVTSGAIIYLFFLIVIGGVRRDDMEMLPGGRRIITILNKFGVFRR, encoded by the coding sequence TTGACCGACAAAAAAAATTCTTTTTTAAAAGGTGCATTGATTTTAACCCTGGCCGGGTTTGTGGTGAAAATACTGGGGGCGGTCTACAGGATTCCTCTGGCATTGATGATAAAGGATGAGGGCATGGGCCTCTATCAGATGGCCTATCCCATATATGTCACCCTTCTTTCTATTTCCACCGCGGGACTTCCCACCGCCATTTCCAAGATGGTAGCCGAGGATGTAGCCGTAGGGCGCTATAAAAATGCCTACAGGATCTTCAGAGTTTCAGTGGTGGTGCTTTCTTCAGTGGGCCTTTTTTTAACCCTGGTGTTAATAGCCGGGGCCGAAACTCTTTCGGTAAGGATTCTGGGCAATCCCAAGGCCCTTTATCCTATCATCAGCATAGCTCCGGCCATTTTCTTCGTTTCCATCATGTCCAGCTTCCGGGGGTTTTTCCAGGGGCTGCAGGATATGACTCCATCGGCCGTATCCCAGGTGGTGGAGCAGTTAGGCAGAGTCATAGCGGTTTTTGTACTGGCCACATGGCTTCTCCCTCGCGGAGTGGAATATGCGGCTGCTGGCGCTGCCTTCGGCCCGGTGGTAGGAGCCCTGGCGGGCCTGGGTATACTTCTGGTTGTTTATATTAAAAGAAAAAACGATATTTTAATTAACCTCCGCAGGGATACTACGAGAATACTGGAAAATCCATTCCACATAATATACCGGCTTTTTGCCTTTGCCATCCCCATAACCCTGGGAGGCCTCATCATCCCCATCATGAACCTGGCCGATGCCGCCATAGTAAACAGGCGGCTACAGTTTGCCGGGTTTACCGTGAAAAGGGCCACTGAATTATACGGCCAGCTTACCGGAATGGCGGCTCCGCTCATAAATCTTCCGGCCATTGTTACCATAGCCCTTTCCGCCAGCCTGGTGCCTGCCATATCCGAGGCCATGGCTTTGAAAAACATGCGCCTGGCGGCTTTAAGGGCTGAGACCGGAGTGAGGATAAGCATAATCTTCGGGCTTCCGGCAGCCGTGGGCATGTTCGTGCTGGCAGAGCCCATATCTATTTTATTGTACAGAAACCCCGATGCTGGGATTCCGCTGGCGGTGCTGGCCTGGGGCGTTATTTTCCTTTCATTGAACCAGACCACCACCGGTATCCTGCAGGGCGTGGGCAAGACCCTTATCCCCGTCAGAAACCTCATGATAGGGGCTTTTGCCAAGGTTATAATAAATTATGTACTCACTGGCATTCCGTTTATAAACATAAAAGGTGCGGCTCTAGGGTCGGTGGTGGGCTACATTATTTCATCCCTTTTAAATTTCGGAGCAGTCGTCAGGTGGACCGGCCTTGCCATCGATTTAAATTACATGATAATAAAACCGGTTATGGCAACAATATTAATGGGCTCATTCGTATTTTTTGCCCACGGCGAGTTCATGAGCCTGGGATTTGGCCAGAACATGGCGACTCTCTTTGCTGTAACTTCAGGGGCTATTATTTATTTGTTCTTTTTGATTGTCATAGGCGGAGTGAGAAGGGATGATATGGAGATGCTTCCCGGCGGCAGGCGTATTATCACGATTTTAAACAAATTTGGAGTTTTCAGGAGGTAA
- a CDS encoding amidohydrolase, with amino-acid sequence MNILIKNATLLSMGDKEEPVENVEVAIEKDKIKYIGEVPEDFYAEKVIDARESLVMPGLIDGHTHIAMSLFRNYADDLPLMEWLKTRIWPLEEKLTAQDVYWGSMLGVAELIRSGVTCFSDMYFFMEETAKAVEEAGIRAVLARGLVGGDNDDGRRFEETRKLYKSWHNGAGGRIKVMVGPHAPYTCSPGYLRKVVELARELNVGIHIHIAESADEVEESLKNYGKSPVRHIYDLGLFDIPTVAAHCVHLSDEDIEILAENKVSVVNNPTSNLKLASGFAPVEKMIKKGINVALGTDGPSSNNNLNMFEEINLAAIINKSVNHDATSIPAITAIKMATVNGAKALGLEKEIASIEVGKKADLIIIDTQKPHFYPRHNIISAVAYSAQASDVKTVIVDGKIVMEDYEIKTIDTERIMFETEKAAKDLMRR; translated from the coding sequence ATGAATATTTTAATTAAAAATGCCACACTTTTATCCATGGGTGATAAAGAGGAACCTGTCGAAAACGTGGAGGTAGCCATTGAAAAGGATAAGATAAAGTATATAGGCGAAGTTCCGGAGGATTTTTACGCAGAAAAGGTCATAGATGCCAGAGAAAGCCTGGTAATGCCGGGCCTTATAGATGGCCATACCCATATAGCCATGTCGCTTTTCAGGAATTATGCCGATGATCTACCCCTCATGGAGTGGCTCAAGACCAGGATCTGGCCTTTAGAAGAAAAGCTTACAGCGCAAGATGTATACTGGGGCTCTATGCTGGGCGTAGCAGAGCTCATAAGGTCGGGGGTAACCTGCTTTTCAGATATGTATTTCTTCATGGAGGAAACAGCAAAGGCCGTGGAGGAAGCGGGCATCAGGGCGGTCCTTGCCAGAGGCCTGGTGGGCGGCGACAACGATGATGGCCGCAGGTTTGAAGAGACGAGAAAGCTTTATAAAAGCTGGCACAATGGTGCCGGGGGAAGGATAAAGGTCATGGTGGGCCCCCACGCCCCGTATACCTGTAGCCCCGGATATTTAAGAAAAGTAGTAGAACTGGCGAGGGAACTTAATGTGGGAATTCACATCCACATTGCAGAAAGCGCCGATGAAGTAGAAGAAAGTCTTAAAAATTACGGCAAATCTCCGGTAAGGCATATTTATGACCTGGGGTTATTTGATATACCCACGGTGGCAGCCCACTGTGTGCACCTTTCCGATGAAGATATAGAAATACTGGCTGAAAATAAAGTGAGTGTCGTAAACAACCCGACAAGCAACTTGAAACTTGCCAGCGGCTTTGCGCCGGTAGAGAAAATGATTAAAAAGGGCATCAATGTAGCACTGGGCACCGACGGTCCATCCAGCAATAACAACCTGAATATGTTTGAGGAGATAAATCTGGCGGCCATCATAAATAAGAGCGTAAACCATGATGCCACTTCCATTCCCGCCATCACCGCCATTAAAATGGCCACGGTAAATGGAGCAAAGGCCCTGGGCCTGGAAAAAGAAATAGCATCCATAGAAGTCGGCAAAAAGGCGGACTTGATAATAATCGATACACAAAAACCGCATTTTTACCCGAGGCATAACATTATTTCCGCAGTGGCCTATTCGGCCCAGGCTTCCGATGTAAAGACGGTAATCGTGGATGGGAAAATTGTCATGGAAGATTACGAGATAAAAACTATTGATACTGAACGAATTATGTTCGAAACCGAAAAAGCTGCCAAGGACCTCATGAGGAGGTAA
- a CDS encoding trans-sulfuration enzyme family protein, translating into MEIDKKFGFDTMSIHAGSEGKNPENALNPPIFQTSTFTFDSIEQVEKAMSFESDDYVYTRGNNPTLKLFENRMAALEGGNAAVAFASGMAAISSTLFSFLKPGDNLVANNCLYGSTYTVITRLLPEYKVECRIVDMTDMERLEATIDKNTRVIYFETPSNPSLKIIDIKKVVELARTKGVKVVVDNTFATPYFQRPLTMGVDVVVHSATKYISGHGDVVGGVAVSKDAAYIHRLKFDYMCELGGVMSPFNAWLLLRGLKTLGVRMRQHEKNAFELARFLEGHPKVKSVFYPGLESFKGHETAKSQMNGFGAMLSFEVDGGLEKAKKVVNNVKLIKLAVSLGDCETLIELPAAMTHLGYPREKLSEFDLTESMIRLSVGLENVEDLMEDLDSAIRE; encoded by the coding sequence TTGGAGATAGATAAAAAATTTGGGTTTGACACCATGTCCATCCATGCCGGAAGCGAAGGCAAAAATCCGGAAAACGCATTGAATCCGCCCATCTTTCAGACCTCCACGTTCACCTTCGACAGCATAGAACAGGTGGAAAAGGCCATGTCCTTTGAGAGTGACGACTATGTTTACACAAGAGGTAACAATCCCACCCTGAAGCTGTTTGAAAACAGGATGGCCGCCCTGGAAGGCGGCAATGCGGCGGTGGCTTTCGCCTCGGGTATGGCTGCCATATCTTCAACTCTTTTTTCTTTTCTAAAGCCTGGAGACAACCTGGTGGCCAACAATTGCCTTTACGGTTCCACTTATACCGTCATAACCAGGTTGTTGCCGGAATACAAAGTAGAATGCAGGATAGTAGATATGACCGACATGGAGAGATTGGAGGCAACTATCGATAAAAATACAAGAGTCATATATTTTGAGACTCCATCTAATCCCAGCCTTAAAATTATTGACATAAAAAAGGTAGTGGAATTAGCCAGAACAAAAGGGGTAAAGGTGGTGGTCGACAATACCTTTGCCACCCCCTATTTTCAAAGGCCGCTGACCATGGGAGTGGATGTGGTGGTCCACAGCGCCACAAAATACATATCAGGGCATGGAGATGTGGTGGGAGGGGTGGCGGTTTCGAAAGATGCGGCCTACATCCACAGGCTGAAATTTGACTATATGTGTGAACTCGGGGGAGTCATGAGCCCCTTCAATGCATGGTTGCTGCTCAGGGGATTAAAGACCCTGGGCGTCAGGATGAGGCAGCATGAGAAAAATGCCTTTGAGCTGGCAAGATTTCTAGAAGGGCATCCCAAAGTAAAAAGCGTTTTTTATCCGGGGCTTGAAAGTTTCAAGGGGCACGAGACCGCAAAAAGTCAGATGAACGGCTTTGGAGCAATGCTGAGTTTTGAAGTGGACGGAGGCCTTGAAAAAGCTAAAAAAGTGGTGAATAATGTTAAGCTGATAAAGCTTGCGGTAAGCCTGGGGGACTGCGAGACTCTTATAGAGCTACCGGCAGCCATGACACACCTGGGCTACCCAAGGGAGAAACTTTCGGAATTTGATTTGACAGAGAGCATGATAAGGTTATCAGTAGGCCTTGAGAATGTTGAGGACCTCATGGAAGACCTCGACAGCGCAATCAGGGAATGA
- the mtnA gene encoding S-methyl-5-thioribose-1-phosphate isomerase: MSKIKTIEFKDEKLFLLDQRKLPTDYEFFVCETFEDVDFAIKDMVVRGAPAIGAAAAYGVVLAARQFMKYDKEDFIKRMYEACNVLYNSRPTAVNLMWAIKRMRKVLEENRSLETEEIYEKLREEADSIFKEDLSTNKKIAEFGNSIVPQKAIILTHCNTGALATTGYGTALGVIREAFYSGKDIFVYADETRPRLQGARLTAWELAQEGIPSKLIADSVAATLIRDGKIDLILVGADRIASNGDTANKIGTFMLSVIAKVYGVPFYIVAPTTTIDFDIESGKEIKIEERSAEEVTHISGVRIAPEGIDVYNPAFDVTPGENITGIITEKGIVKKPFKENILKLRE, encoded by the coding sequence ATGTCAAAGATAAAAACTATTGAATTTAAAGATGAAAAGCTATTTTTGCTCGACCAGAGAAAGCTTCCCACCGATTATGAATTTTTCGTTTGCGAAACGTTCGAGGATGTAGATTTTGCCATAAAGGACATGGTGGTACGGGGAGCTCCGGCCATAGGAGCTGCTGCCGCTTACGGTGTGGTGCTGGCTGCCCGGCAATTTATGAAATACGATAAAGAAGATTTTATAAAAAGGATGTATGAAGCCTGCAATGTGCTATATAATTCCAGGCCCACCGCGGTTAACCTGATGTGGGCCATAAAAAGGATGAGAAAGGTTCTGGAGGAAAATAGGTCTCTGGAAACCGAGGAAATATATGAAAAGCTAAGAGAGGAAGCAGACAGCATTTTTAAAGAAGATCTTTCCACAAACAAAAAGATAGCAGAGTTTGGGAACAGCATAGTCCCTCAAAAGGCCATCATACTCACTCACTGCAATACCGGGGCTCTGGCTACTACGGGCTACGGGACAGCCCTGGGGGTCATAAGAGAAGCCTTTTACTCCGGCAAGGATATATTTGTTTATGCGGATGAGACCAGACCCAGGTTACAGGGCGCAAGGCTTACAGCCTGGGAGCTTGCGCAGGAAGGCATACCCTCAAAGCTTATAGCGGATAGTGTGGCTGCCACTTTAATCAGGGACGGAAAGATTGACCTTATCCTGGTAGGTGCCGATAGAATCGCATCCAACGGCGATACGGCCAACAAGATAGGTACTTTCATGTTATCGGTGATAGCAAAAGTCTACGGCGTGCCCTTTTATATAGTGGCCCCCACAACCACCATAGACTTTGACATAGAGTCGGGCAAAGAGATAAAAATAGAAGAAAGAAGCGCCGAAGAGGTCACACACATATCGGGCGTGAGAATAGCCCCGGAAGGGATAGATGTATATAATCCGGCCTTTGATGTCACGCCGGGCGAAAATATAACCGGTATTATAACGGAAAAGGGTATCGTGAAAAAACCGTTTAAGGAAAATATTCTTAAATTGAGGGAATAA
- a CDS encoding cyclic lactone autoinducer peptide, with amino-acid sequence MYIFIHNFKKIRESLLASLASLIALVAFTAVSPASIWILYEPEIPDALKKVS; translated from the coding sequence GTGTATATTTTTATACACAACTTCAAAAAAATCAGAGAAAGCCTTCTTGCATCTTTAGCTTCTTTAATAGCTTTAGTCGCATTTACAGCAGTGAGTCCCGCCAGCATATGGATACTATACGAACCGGAAATCCCGGATGCACTAAAGAAAGTTTCCTGA
- a CDS encoding HD-GYP domain-containing protein, translating into MEKSKDDFFSEMVAALSLMMDFSENRKLYHAWRVAILSEKLSQKILPEYRTEIFYAVDILLRENFTSSGNIKKKLSLRRGKEFSDKIYEAMEATLDEDDFFDDITSEKSIFQIVLKTMKNLPSANMAPCESEMDETIKVFAEVIDAKHNYTAGHSERVAIYTYILAKALGIPEKQARKLKVAGYLHDAGKVAIPRAILDKPGRLTLDEFKLIKRHPVYTMEIMSMINCLKDLVIIAGSHHERYDGMGYPGRMLRNYIPLGGRIMAVADAYDAMTSERPYQHKRNPIEAKDILIKYSGSQFDPEIVKVAVKVLP; encoded by the coding sequence ATGGAAAAATCCAAAGACGATTTCTTTTCTGAGATGGTGGCTGCACTGTCGCTCATGATGGATTTTAGTGAAAATCGAAAACTTTATCACGCCTGGCGGGTAGCTATTTTATCAGAAAAGCTTTCACAAAAAATACTTCCGGAATATAGAACGGAGATCTTTTATGCCGTTGATATTCTCCTTAGAGAAAATTTTACAAGCTCGGGAAACATAAAGAAAAAACTTTCGCTCCGGCGGGGAAAGGAATTTTCCGATAAGATTTATGAGGCTATGGAGGCAACCCTTGATGAAGATGATTTTTTTGATGATATTACATCTGAGAAAAGTATTTTTCAAATAGTGTTAAAAACTATGAAAAATTTACCATCTGCCAATATGGCGCCCTGTGAAAGCGAAATGGATGAAACTATAAAAGTATTTGCAGAGGTGATAGATGCAAAACATAATTACACTGCCGGCCATTCTGAGAGAGTGGCAATTTATACATATATTCTTGCTAAGGCATTAGGTATTCCGGAAAAACAAGCAAGAAAGTTAAAAGTGGCAGGTTATTTACATGATGCTGGAAAAGTGGCTATTCCAAGAGCCATATTAGATAAACCCGGACGCCTTACCCTGGATGAATTTAAACTGATAAAAAGGCATCCTGTTTACACTATGGAAATAATGAGTATGATAAATTGTTTAAAAGACCTGGTAATTATAGCCGGAAGCCATCACGAACGCTACGATGGTATGGGGTATCCGGGGAGAATGTTGAGAAATTATATTCCACTGGGAGGAAGGATAATGGCGGTAGCTGATGCTTATGATGCCATGACATCTGAAAGGCCTTATCAACACAAAAGAAATCCCATAGAAGCCAAAGACATACTAATAAAATATTCTGGCAGCCAGTTCGATCCGGAAATAGTAAAAGTAGCCGTTAAGGTTTTGCCATGA
- a CDS encoding cyclic lactone autoinducer peptide gives MFKKIGKSLLTSLASIITLVAFTAVSPASIWILYEPDIPDALKKVS, from the coding sequence ATGTTCAAAAAAATCGGAAAAAGCCTTCTTACATCATTAGCCTCAATAATAACTTTAGTCGCATTTACAGCAGTGAGTCCCGCCAGCATATGGATACTGTACGAACCGGATATCCCGGATGCACTAAAAAAAGTTTCCTGA
- a CDS encoding S-methyl-5'-thioinosine phosphorylase, with amino-acid sequence MEGAIIGGTGVYSLSQEYRHEIVNTRYGAVEVDIVKVGHKEVAFLARHGRGHSVPPHLINYRANMKALQELGVKYVYATVAVGSCNENFTPGDIVVIKDFIDFTKARPMTFYEGGEEGVVHVDMSDPYCKNLRKIFYDMAKQDAIDVKGDAVYVCTEGPRFETLHEVKIYRQLGGDVIGMTNVPEVVLAKELGMCYAAVGIITNWCTGVKGEGIALHDIEGVLSQSKEKVTGAFIKSLAGDLSQENCSCARALIKL; translated from the coding sequence ATGGAAGGAGCCATCATTGGCGGGACGGGAGTATATAGCTTGAGTCAAGAATATCGCCATGAAATTGTAAATACGCGCTACGGTGCGGTGGAAGTGGATATCGTAAAGGTTGGCCATAAAGAAGTGGCTTTTCTCGCAAGGCATGGCAGGGGCCACTCCGTGCCCCCCCATCTCATAAATTACAGGGCAAATATGAAAGCGCTCCAGGAGCTGGGAGTAAAATATGTGTATGCCACGGTGGCAGTGGGCTCCTGTAATGAAAATTTTACTCCCGGGGATATAGTGGTCATCAAAGATTTTATTGATTTCACAAAGGCAAGGCCAATGACTTTTTATGAGGGAGGGGAAGAAGGCGTAGTCCACGTTGATATGAGCGACCCTTATTGTAAAAACCTAAGAAAAATATTTTATGATATGGCAAAGCAGGATGCCATAGATGTAAAAGGTGACGCCGTTTATGTCTGTACTGAAGGACCCAGATTTGAAACACTTCATGAAGTAAAAATATACAGACAGTTAGGTGGTGATGTCATAGGCATGACCAATGTGCCTGAGGTCGTGCTGGCAAAGGAACTGGGCATGTGTTATGCAGCAGTGGGGATTATAACAAATTGGTGTACAGGTGTAAAAGGCGAAGGGATCGCATTGCACGATATCGAAGGGGTACTTTCGCAAAGCAAGGAAAAAGTGACCGGAGCCTTTATTAAGTCGCTTGCTGGGGATTTAAGCCAGGAAAATTGTTCGTGTGCAAGAGCTCTTATCAAGTTATGA